The Caldisericum sp. genome includes a window with the following:
- a CDS encoding SDR family oxidoreductase gives MDLGLKGKVAFVMAGSKGLGKGVALKLAEEGALVSIMARSLDNLKKAQEEIKAHTGFEPLICVGDATKKDDVMKALDETVSKFGTIHILFANAGGPPSGGFFDVKEEDYLDAVHLNLMSTIYAVYGVKDLMVKQNWGRIIASTSISVKQPLDNLILSNVSRAGVVAFIKSVSNALAPFNITANVVAPGYTMTERVENLLKARVEKEGITFEEAQKAMVASIPMKRIGTVEEFASTVAFLASEKASYITGVVLPIDGGFIKGV, from the coding sequence ATGGATTTAGGTCTCAAAGGGAAAGTTGCTTTTGTTATGGCAGGAAGTAAAGGACTTGGCAAAGGCGTTGCACTCAAACTTGCAGAAGAAGGTGCGCTTGTTTCTATTATGGCTCGCTCACTTGATAACCTAAAGAAGGCACAGGAGGAAATAAAAGCGCATACTGGTTTTGAACCACTCATCTGTGTTGGCGATGCTACTAAAAAAGACGATGTTATGAAAGCTCTCGATGAAACTGTAAGCAAATTCGGAACAATTCACATTCTTTTTGCAAATGCTGGTGGTCCTCCTTCAGGTGGATTCTTTGATGTAAAGGAAGAGGATTATCTTGATGCAGTCCATCTAAATCTTATGAGCACAATCTATGCAGTTTACGGTGTAAAAGACCTGATGGTTAAACAAAACTGGGGAAGAATAATTGCTTCTACTTCAATCTCTGTAAAGCAGCCTCTTGACAACCTCATACTTTCAAATGTCTCAAGGGCAGGCGTTGTTGCATTCATAAAATCTGTATCAAATGCGCTTGCACCATTTAATATCACTGCAAATGTTGTTGCACCAGGCTACACAATGACAGAGAGGGTCGAAAATCTTCTAAAGGCAAGGGTCGAAAAGGAAGGTATTACATTTGAAGAAGCGCAAAAGGCAATGGTTGCAAGCATTCCAATGAAGCGCATAGGAACAGTCGAGGAGTTTGCATCAACTGTTGCGTTCCTTGCTTCAGAAAAGGCTTCATACATAACAGGTGTTGTTTTACCGATTGACGGCGGATTCATTAAGGGGGTATGA